GGCCGTCACCTTCAGCGGCCAGCGGCAAGCCGGGCATGTCGCGGCGGTTGTGGACCAGCACGCGGCGGGCGTCCTTGAAGGTGATCTCCACCTTGCTGTCCGAGAGAACCTCGGAGACGAACCCGCGCCCGAACTTGGGGTGGGTGACGATCACGTTATCGTGGTAGTGCTCACGAAATTCGTACGGCTTGCCGCCTTTTTCGCCGTGCTTGTGGAAGAACTCTTCCCACGAAACCTTTTTCATCATCGCGCGCTTTTTGGCGGCGATGGGCTCGGGAACGTCGTCCTCGACATCCCCGCGCGGCTTGCGAAACGAGTGGACGTCGCCGCAGGGATTGCACTGCACCCGGCGAATTTCGTCTTCGTACTTCGAAATCACGACGTGCGTGGTATCGCCCTTGCACTTGGGGCAGTACGCCTCGACGTCAGAGCCGACCTCGTCGACCTCGTCTTCGAACATGAAGTCCATCGATCCGCCTTGGTTAATGTTTCGGCTACTAACACAGTCGCGATAGGCCTGCAAGAATAAGAGAGAAAATCCGGACCGTTCGATGTAAAACGAGCGCCGAGTTCATGCGCTATTTCGACGCCAAAGTGGTGGAGAATCGGTCCCTGGGTGGCGGTTATTTTGTCCTGCGGCTTGCTGATTGCCAGTCGCTGGAAGGTGCAAACCCTGGGCAATTCATAATGATTCGCGGTAATTGGGAGCGCGACCCACTACTGCCGCGAGCCTTTTCGTTGATGTCGGTCGGTCCCGGCGGTCATGCCGAGGTAATGGCAAAAACAGTCGGGCGGGCAACCGCTCTTTTGGAAAGAACCGGCGCCGGGGCTTTTTTGTCGGTCCTGGGTCCTCTTGGTACCAGCTTCCCCGAACCGAGTGCCGAAGTGATGGATCTTTTGGTGGCGGGCGGGGTGGGGCTGCCCCCGCTTTACATGCAGGCCTCCTTGGCCGGCGAACGGAAACTGGCCCGGCGGAGCGAGGTCCTTTATGGCGGGCGCGGCGAGGCGGACATCGTGCTGCGCGAAGAGATGACTGGGATGGGCGTGGGCCTGCGCGTTACCACTGAAGATGGAACACTGGGTTTGCGCGGCCTGGTAACGTTGGCCCTGGAGGAGCGCATCGCCGTCCATCAGGGAAAGGGTCGGCCGCTGCGGGTAATGGCGTGCGGTCCCAACGCGATGTTATGGGCGGTGGCCCGCCTCGCCAAGAAACACGAGATTCCTTGTTTCATTTCCTTGGAAGAGCAGATGGCTTGCGGCATCGGCGTCTGTCTGGGTTGCGCCATCCCGGCGCGGTCGCGGCCCTTCCGGTATGTGTGCAGCAACGGTCCGGTTTTCGACGCCGCCGACGTTCTGGACGTGCCGCCGGCCGGTGGCCCGCCGCCTCCGACGACGTGCGTGGTGTAAGCGGCATGGCCGGCGATGTTTCTTTGCAAATCGAAACCGGCGGGCTGCGGTTTCGCAATCCCATCCTCACGGCTTCGGGCACGTTCGGCTACGGCCGTGAGTTTGAATCGCTGACCGACCTTTCAAACCTGGGCGGCCTGGTCACGAAAGGCATTTCGCCCTTGCCCCGCTTCGGCAACCAGACGCCGCGCATCTGCGAGACAGCGTCCGGAATGCTGAACTCGATCGGCCTCGAGAACGTCGGCGTCGAAGGCTTCGAGCGCGAAAAGCTGCCTTATCTGCGGACCACCGGCACCCGCGTCTTGGTGAACTTCTTCGGCACCACCTTCGACGAATACGTCGACTGCGGCGCCCGCTTGGCCCGGCTGTCCGGCGTCGACGCGTTGGAGATGAACGTCTCGTGCCCCAACATCAAAGCCGGCGGCATCGAGTTCGGCACCGACCCGCGCGTGCTGGGCGATCTGGTGCGTGCCTGCCGTGCCGTGGTCGGCAAGCCGCTGTGGGTAAAGCTGACTCCCAACACCTCTGACATCGTCGCTTTGGCCAAGGCGTGCGCGGACAACGGCGCCGATGGTCTGTCGATCATCAACACCATCACCGGCATGGCCATCGACGTGCGCACGCGGCGTCCGAAGATCGCCACCGTCTTCGGCGGACTGTCGGGGCCGGCGATCAAGCCGATCGCGCTGCGCATGGTATTTCAAGTGCGGCGCGCCGGTGTGCCGCTGCCGATCTCCGGCATCGGTGGCATTCAGGACGCCACGGACGCGATCGAGTTCTTTCTGGCGGGTGCCAGCACGGTCCAGATCGGGACGCAGAACTTCGTCGACCCGGACGCGGGCGGTCGCATTGTGCGTGACTTGGCGGTGCGCTGTGCGACTGATGGAATCAGCGACATTCGCGAGCTGGTTGGCGCCCTGAAAACCGGCTAATCAGGCCAGCGGAATGCGCCATTTTTGCTCTTGACTCGCGCGGTTACGAAGATTTAACTGCCTCGAAACCGCTGTGAAACACACCGGAGGTAGCGTGGGTCACTCATGAAAAAGATCGAAGCCATCATCAAGCCTTTCAAGCTGGACGACGTCAAAGATCGACTCCGCGAGATCGGGGTGCAAGGCATGACGGTCTACGAGGTGAAAGGCTTCGGTCGCACCGGCGGGAAGAAAGAGGTCTATCGCGGCTCGGCGTACGTGGTGGATTTCGTGCCCAAGGTTCGCATCGAGATCGTCGTCAAGGACGACATCGTTCGCGACGTCGTGGAGGCGATCTTGGCGGTGGCGCGCACCGGCCGCATCGGCGACGGAAAAATTTTCGTCACGCCGGTCGACGAGGCCATCCGCATCCGCACTGGCGAACGCGGCGACGACGCACTTTAAAATTTGAAATCACGTACGACAACACATCAACCGGGAATGCCCAGGGGAACATCATGACTCCAGCAGAGGTCCTGAAATACGCGGAAAAGAACGGCGCCAAGTTCGTCGACTTCAAGTTCGTCGACCTTCTCGGCATCTGGCAGCACACCACCATGCCGATCGGCAAGCTTGAGGTGGATTCGTTCAAGGATGGGTTCTTCTTCGACGGTAGCTCCATCCGTGGCTGGCAGCCGATTCACGCGTCGGACATGATCTTCATCCCTGACGCCGCCTCCGCTGTGATGGACCCGTTTCCTGCCATCCCGACGCTATCGTTGATCTGCGACATCGTCGACGCCATCACCAAGCAGCCGTACTCGCGCGATCCGCGCACCATCGCGGCCAAGGCCGAGGCGTACCTCAAGACCACCGGCATCGGCGACACGTCGTACTTCGGTCCCGAGCCCGAGTTCTTCATCTTCGACGAGGTTCGTTTCTCCGAGGGCCCGAACCGCTCCAGCTACCTGGTGGATTCGATCGAAGGCGCCTGGAACAGCGACCGCACGGAAAGCCCGAACCTCGGCTACAAGCCGGCGCACAAGGGCGGGTACTTCCCGGTCGCCCCGACGGATACCCTCGGTGATTTGCGCGCCGAGATGGCCACCGTGATCATGGGCGTCGGCATCCCCGTCGAGGTGTTCCACCACGAGGTCGCCACCGGCGGTCAGTGCGAGTTGTCGATGAAGTTCAACACGCTCAAGACCATGGCCGACTGGACCATGTGGTACAAATACATCGTCAAGAACGTGGCCCGGAAGCACGGCAAGACGGCGACGTTCATGCCGAAGCCGATCTTTGGCGACAACGGCTCGGGCATGCACTGCCACCAGTCGATCTGGAAGAACGAGAAGAACTTGTTCGCCGGCGACGGATACGCCGGTCTGTCCGAGATGGCGCTGCACTATATCGGCGGCATCCTGAAGCACGCGCCGGCCATCCTGGCCATCACCAACCCCGGCACCAATAGCTATAAGCGTCTGGTGCCCGGTTATGAGGCGCCGGTAAATCTGGCGTACTCGTCGCGCAACCGCTCGGCGTCGGTGCGTATCCCGATCGGGACCACCTCGCCGAAGAGCAAGCGCCTCGAGTTCCGCTGCCCTGATCCGACGGCCAACCCTTACCTGGCCTTCGCGGCGATGATGATGGCTGGCGTCGACGGCATCCAGAACAAAATCAGCCCGGGAAACCCGCTGGACAAGGACATCTACGCGTTGGCCCCGGAAGAGCTGAAGGACGTGCCCAAGGCGCCAGGCTCGCTGGACGAATCGCTGAAGGCGCTGGAGAAAGACCACGCGTTCTTGCTGAAGGGCGACGTCTTTACCCCGGACGTCATCGAGACCTGGCTGGAGTACAAGCGGGAGCACGAGGTCGACGCCCTTCGCCTGCGTCCGCACCCGCACGAGTTTGCGTTGTACTTCGACAACTGATCGCTCGCGGCGCTTGCTGCGTGGGGGGATTAAATCCCCCCACGTCGCTTTCCCATCGGATTGTTCGCGCAAGCTGAGGCGGCGCGGTGACTTCGGCCGATCTATGGGCGTCACGGAAGGGGCCTCTGCGCTTCCGCGCGCGGTTGTTTGACCTGGAAAACCAGGTGGCCTAAAATTCCGGGGCCGCGGAAGTCCGCAGAATCCCATGGGAGGGCTCTCTTTTAGCGATCGCGCCGCGAGGTCCGTTTGGCGTCTTTTTCCCAAGCGGGCGCTGTCCAGCGCCATCGGC
This is a stretch of genomic DNA from Polyangia bacterium. It encodes these proteins:
- a CDS encoding dihydroorotate dehydrogenase, producing the protein MAGDVSLQIETGGLRFRNPILTASGTFGYGREFESLTDLSNLGGLVTKGISPLPRFGNQTPRICETASGMLNSIGLENVGVEGFEREKLPYLRTTGTRVLVNFFGTTFDEYVDCGARLARLSGVDALEMNVSCPNIKAGGIEFGTDPRVLGDLVRACRAVVGKPLWVKLTPNTSDIVALAKACADNGADGLSIINTITGMAIDVRTRRPKIATVFGGLSGPAIKPIALRMVFQVRRAGVPLPISGIGGIQDATDAIEFFLAGASTVQIGTQNFVDPDAGGRIVRDLAVRCATDGISDIRELVGALKTG
- a CDS encoding P-II family nitrogen regulator, whose protein sequence is MKKIEAIIKPFKLDDVKDRLREIGVQGMTVYEVKGFGRTGGKKEVYRGSAYVVDFVPKVRIEIVVKDDIVRDVVEAILAVARTGRIGDGKIFVTPVDEAIRIRTGERGDDAL
- the glnA gene encoding type I glutamate--ammonia ligase, which translates into the protein MTPAEVLKYAEKNGAKFVDFKFVDLLGIWQHTTMPIGKLEVDSFKDGFFFDGSSIRGWQPIHASDMIFIPDAASAVMDPFPAIPTLSLICDIVDAITKQPYSRDPRTIAAKAEAYLKTTGIGDTSYFGPEPEFFIFDEVRFSEGPNRSSYLVDSIEGAWNSDRTESPNLGYKPAHKGGYFPVAPTDTLGDLRAEMATVIMGVGIPVEVFHHEVATGGQCELSMKFNTLKTMADWTMWYKYIVKNVARKHGKTATFMPKPIFGDNGSGMHCHQSIWKNEKNLFAGDGYAGLSEMALHYIGGILKHAPAILAITNPGTNSYKRLVPGYEAPVNLAYSSRNRSASVRIPIGTTSPKSKRLEFRCPDPTANPYLAFAAMMMAGVDGIQNKISPGNPLDKDIYALAPEELKDVPKAPGSLDESLKALEKDHAFLLKGDVFTPDVIETWLEYKREHEVDALRLRPHPHEFALYFDN